Proteins encoded within one genomic window of Cellulomonas flavigena DSM 20109:
- the htpX gene encoding zinc metalloprotease HtpX, whose protein sequence is MGHRHYNGLKTAALFGVLWAVLLGIGWFVGGARYLWVFTLLGLGMTAYSYWNSDKIAIRAMRARPVSEIEQPAMYRIVRELSTAARQPVPRLYVSPTMAPNAFATGRNPQNAAVCCTEGILAILDERELRGVLGHELMHVYHRDILTSSVAAAVAGVVTSLAQLAFFLGGGDRREGGNPLAGLLMVVLAPLAATLVQLAISRTREYDADEDGARLTGDPLALASALRKLEAGTRARPLPQDRDLVDVSHLMIANPFRGAGMARLFATHPPMADRVARLEAMAGGPATPR, encoded by the coding sequence ATGGGTCACCGGCACTACAACGGCCTGAAGACGGCGGCGCTGTTCGGCGTGCTGTGGGCGGTGCTGCTGGGCATCGGGTGGTTCGTCGGCGGTGCACGCTACCTGTGGGTGTTCACGCTGCTCGGCCTGGGGATGACGGCCTACAGCTACTGGAACTCCGACAAGATCGCGATCCGTGCGATGCGCGCCCGCCCGGTCAGCGAGATCGAGCAGCCCGCGATGTACCGGATCGTGCGCGAGCTCTCGACCGCGGCACGCCAGCCCGTGCCGCGGCTCTACGTGTCGCCGACGATGGCGCCCAACGCGTTCGCCACGGGCCGCAACCCGCAGAACGCGGCCGTGTGCTGCACCGAGGGGATCCTGGCGATCCTCGACGAGCGTGAGCTGCGCGGTGTGCTGGGGCACGAGCTCATGCACGTCTACCACCGCGACATCCTCACGTCGTCGGTGGCGGCCGCCGTGGCGGGCGTCGTGACGTCGCTCGCGCAGCTCGCGTTCTTCCTCGGCGGCGGGGACCGCCGCGAGGGTGGCAACCCGCTGGCGGGCCTGCTGATGGTGGTCCTCGCGCCGCTCGCCGCGACGCTCGTGCAGCTCGCGATCTCCCGGACGCGCGAGTACGACGCGGACGAGGACGGCGCCCGGCTCACGGGCGACCCGCTCGCGCTCGCGTCGGCGCTGCGCAAGCTCGAGGCGGGCACGCGGGCCCGCCCGCTGCCGCAGGACCGCGACCTCGTCGACGTCTCGCACCTCATGATCGCCAACCCGTTCCGCGGAGCGGGCATGGCGCGGCTGTTCGCGACCCATCCGCCGATGGCCGACCGGGTCGCGCGGCTCGAGGCGATGGCCGGGGGGCCCGCCACCCCTCGGTGA
- a CDS encoding FAD-dependent oxidoreductase → MSTPTLRVAIVGAGPAGIYAADILSKTDLDVSIDLFERLPAPFGLVRYGVAPDHPRIKQIIVALHKVLERGDIRLLANVDYGTDLKLDDLRTFYDAVIFSTGSIRDAALPIPGIDLEGSYGAADFVSWYDGHPDVPRTWPLEAREIAVLGAGNVALDVARILAKHADDLLPTEVPQNVYDILKANPVTDVHVFARRGPAQAKFSPLELRELGHVPDVDTIVYPEDFEFDEGSMAAIHSSNQTKQVVKTLTDWTLKEPEDLTASRRIHLHFLHKPVEVLGEDGRVVGLRTERTALNGDGNVTGTGQFQEWPVQAVYRAVGYFGSPLVDIPFDDVAGVIPNREGRVVDVDGEHLDSVYATGWIKRGPVGLIGHTKSDASETIRHLAEDVAEGGASFYTATERDPQAVLDFLAQRGADTIEWSGWELLDAYERSLGEPQGRERVKVVPREHMVAVALGREVPQD, encoded by the coding sequence GTGAGCACCCCGACCCTGCGCGTCGCGATCGTCGGTGCCGGTCCGGCCGGCATCTACGCGGCCGACATCCTGTCGAAGACCGACCTCGACGTCAGCATCGACCTGTTCGAGCGCCTGCCCGCGCCGTTCGGCCTCGTGCGCTACGGCGTGGCGCCCGACCACCCCCGCATCAAGCAGATCATCGTCGCGCTGCACAAGGTGCTCGAGCGCGGCGACATCCGCCTGCTCGCGAACGTCGACTACGGCACCGACCTCAAGCTCGACGACCTGCGCACGTTCTACGACGCGGTGATCTTCTCGACCGGCTCGATCCGGGACGCGGCGCTGCCCATCCCCGGCATCGACCTCGAGGGCTCGTACGGCGCGGCCGACTTCGTGTCCTGGTACGACGGGCATCCCGACGTCCCGCGCACGTGGCCGCTCGAGGCCCGGGAGATCGCGGTCCTGGGCGCGGGCAACGTCGCGCTCGACGTGGCCCGCATCCTCGCCAAGCACGCCGACGACCTGCTGCCGACCGAGGTCCCGCAGAACGTCTACGACATCCTCAAGGCCAACCCGGTGACCGACGTGCACGTCTTCGCGCGTCGCGGTCCCGCGCAGGCCAAGTTCTCGCCGCTCGAGCTGCGCGAGCTCGGGCACGTGCCGGACGTCGACACGATCGTCTACCCGGAGGACTTCGAGTTCGACGAGGGCTCGATGGCCGCGATCCACTCGAGCAACCAGACCAAGCAGGTCGTCAAGACCCTCACGGACTGGACGCTCAAGGAGCCCGAGGACCTCACGGCGTCGCGCCGCATCCACCTGCACTTCCTGCACAAGCCCGTCGAGGTGCTGGGCGAGGACGGCAGGGTCGTGGGCCTGCGTACCGAGCGCACCGCGCTCAACGGTGACGGCAACGTCACCGGGACGGGCCAGTTCCAGGAGTGGCCCGTGCAGGCCGTCTACCGCGCGGTCGGCTACTTCGGCTCGCCGCTGGTCGACATCCCGTTCGACGACGTCGCGGGCGTGATCCCCAACCGCGAGGGCCGCGTGGTCGACGTCGACGGGGAGCACCTCGACAGCGTGTACGCGACGGGCTGGATCAAGCGCGGTCCCGTCGGCCTCATCGGGCACACGAAGTCCGACGCGTCCGAGACGATCCGGCACCTCGCCGAGGACGTCGCCGAGGGCGGCGCGTCGTTCTACACCGCCACCGAGCGCGACCCGCAGGCCGTCCTGGACTTCCTCGCGCAGCGCGGTGCCGACACCATCGAGTGGTCCGGCTGGGAGCTGCTCGACGCGTACGAGCGGTCGCTGGGCGAGCCCCAGGGGCGCGAGCGCGTCAAGGTGGTCCCCCGCGAGCACATGGTGGCCGTGGCCCTCGGCCGCGAGGTCCCGCAGGACTGA
- the rarD gene encoding EamA family transporter RarD: MDAPSPTRRGGLAAGVAAYVLWGGLPLYFPLLAPSDPVEIIAHRVVWSLLFCLVLLQLTGTWRAFAGIVRDRGLLPRLTLAAVLLAVNWLVFVHGVTTGHVVDAALGYFINPLVTIALAVLVLGERLRTVQWVAVGCGVAAVVVLTVGYGRLPWIALVLAVSFGCYGLIKSRVGARVAALPGLAAETAVLAPVAIGYLAWLHATGVGTFAVDLHGLALAGTGVLTAVPLLLFNSAARRLPLTTVGLLQYLAPVLQLAIGVLVAGEQMPPARWWGFGLVWVALAVLTVDGLRHSRRPAPGAPA, from the coding sequence GTGGACGCCCCCTCCCCTACCCGTCGCGGCGGCCTGGCGGCAGGCGTCGCCGCGTACGTGCTCTGGGGCGGGCTGCCGCTGTACTTCCCGCTCCTGGCACCGAGCGACCCGGTCGAGATCATCGCCCACCGCGTCGTGTGGTCGCTGCTGTTCTGCCTCGTCCTGCTGCAGCTCACCGGCACGTGGCGGGCGTTCGCCGGCATCGTGCGCGACCGCGGCCTGCTGCCACGCCTCACGCTGGCGGCCGTGCTGCTCGCGGTGAACTGGCTGGTCTTCGTCCACGGTGTCACCACCGGGCACGTCGTCGACGCCGCGCTGGGGTACTTCATCAACCCGCTGGTCACGATCGCCCTGGCCGTGCTCGTGCTCGGCGAGCGCCTGCGCACCGTGCAGTGGGTCGCGGTCGGGTGCGGCGTCGCGGCGGTGGTCGTCCTGACGGTCGGCTACGGGCGCCTCCCGTGGATCGCGCTCGTGCTCGCGGTGAGCTTCGGGTGCTACGGGCTCATCAAGTCACGCGTCGGCGCCCGCGTCGCCGCGCTGCCCGGCCTCGCGGCCGAGACCGCCGTGCTGGCACCGGTCGCCATCGGGTACCTCGCGTGGCTCCACGCGACCGGCGTCGGGACGTTCGCCGTCGACCTGCACGGTCTCGCGCTCGCCGGGACCGGCGTGCTCACCGCCGTCCCGCTGCTGCTGTTCAACTCCGCCGCGCGCCGCCTGCCGCTGACCACCGTCGGGCTGCTGCAGTACCTCGCGCCCGTGCTGCAGCTCGCCATCGGGGTGCTCGTCGCGGGCGAGCAGATGCCGCCGGCCCGCTGGTGGGGCTTCGGCCTGGTGTGGGTCGCCCTGGCCGTGCTCACGGTGGACGGCCTGCGGCACTCCCGACGCCCGGCGCCGGGCGCACCCGCCTGA
- a CDS encoding RDD family protein yields MSTRASAPRCASCGMPLAPDAGSCAVCGARVPLIARPAAGDDDAAAPDDGRLEAAAAHGPAGAAVPHAGEAADAAPTGARPAVTPAVPPPAPRSTAARSTAPRAAAFDAATAAREVRESARSARAVPSTDAVPPVGTRVLAYAIDVLAAGAAAGLGLLVVSLTGGEGAVLPGLLGLAVTVAQVVAEGRGGATLGSRLLGLRTVDERTGAVPGIGRALVRQLVLGLGTLACLVGNWVIAASGAWDSGPRRRGWHDKASGTAVVLASSRPGGVVAPGGPQRGADAWTPPRPAATSASVPPPASAVPAPSTLEDFLFAPSSSGSGGGPSAPHDAASPAAPAQPPVVVPVAPGPPAPTPVPVREAPGVTPAASVRPAPEPDLLPPPPGAGVAQAPRAAAAAGAVDDDLADLEHTRVRDPETLRRRTGTLSLHFDTGERVRVVGRGLVGRGPRAEDGQDILHVVALQDAARSLSRVHAEFGPVPATDDEDSAIWVADRRSTNGTVVVDPTGVARVLPAGTRALVGAGWTVRLGDREARVEAD; encoded by the coding sequence GTGAGCACCCGCGCCTCGGCCCCGCGCTGCGCATCGTGCGGCATGCCGCTCGCCCCCGACGCGGGGTCGTGCGCCGTCTGCGGCGCGCGCGTCCCGCTCATCGCCCGCCCCGCAGCGGGCGACGACGACGCGGCCGCCCCGGACGACGGTCGCCTCGAGGCCGCTGCTGCGCACGGTCCGGCGGGTGCTGCCGTCCCGCACGCCGGGGAGGCCGCGGACGCGGCGCCGACCGGTGCCCGCCCCGCCGTGACGCCCGCCGTACCGCCCCCGGCCCCGCGCTCGACGGCCGCGCGCTCGACGGCCCCGCGGGCTGCGGCGTTCGACGCCGCGACGGCCGCGCGGGAGGTGCGCGAGTCGGCACGGTCGGCGCGCGCGGTGCCCTCGACGGACGCGGTCCCGCCGGTGGGCACGCGCGTGCTGGCGTACGCGATCGACGTCCTGGCGGCCGGTGCTGCCGCGGGGCTGGGTCTGCTCGTCGTCAGCCTCACCGGTGGCGAGGGTGCGGTGCTGCCGGGGCTCCTGGGCCTGGCGGTGACCGTGGCGCAGGTCGTCGCCGAGGGACGTGGGGGCGCGACCCTCGGGTCGCGGCTCCTGGGGTTGCGCACGGTCGACGAGCGCACGGGAGCGGTCCCCGGTATCGGGCGAGCCCTCGTGCGGCAGCTCGTGCTCGGCCTGGGCACGCTGGCCTGCCTCGTCGGCAACTGGGTGATCGCCGCGTCCGGGGCGTGGGACTCCGGTCCGCGCCGGCGCGGCTGGCACGACAAGGCGTCCGGCACGGCGGTCGTGCTCGCGTCGTCGCGCCCCGGGGGCGTGGTGGCGCCGGGGGGGCCGCAGCGGGGTGCCGACGCGTGGACGCCGCCGCGTCCCGCCGCGACGTCGGCCTCCGTCCCGCCGCCCGCGTCGGCGGTGCCCGCGCCGTCGACCCTCGAGGACTTCCTGTTCGCCCCGTCCTCGTCGGGGTCGGGCGGTGGGCCGTCGGCCCCGCATGACGCCGCCTCGCCGGCCGCGCCGGCGCAGCCGCCGGTCGTGGTCCCGGTCGCCCCGGGGCCGCCCGCCCCGACCCCGGTCCCCGTGCGTGAGGCACCCGGAGTCACCCCGGCGGCGTCCGTGCGCCCCGCGCCGGAGCCCGACCTGCTGCCGCCGCCACCCGGCGCGGGCGTCGCTCAGGCCCCGCGGGCGGCCGCTGCCGCCGGCGCGGTCGACGACGACCTCGCGGACCTGGAGCACACGCGCGTGCGTGACCCCGAGACGCTGCGGCGTCGCACGGGGACGCTCTCGCTGCACTTCGACACCGGCGAGCGCGTCCGCGTCGTCGGCCGGGGCCTCGTGGGCCGTGGGCCGCGGGCCGAGGACGGTCAGGACATCCTGCACGTCGTCGCGCTGCAGGACGCGGCGCGGAGCCTGTCGCGCGTGCACGCCGAGTTCGGGCCCGTGCCGGCCACGGACGACGAGGACTCCGCGATCTGGGTCGCCGACCGCAGGTCCACGAACGGCACGGTCGTCGTCGACCCCACGGGCGTCGCCCGGGTCCTGCCGGCGGGGACGCGCGCGCTCGTCGGCGCCGGGTGGACGGTGCGGCTCGGGGACCGCGAGGCGCGCGTCGAGGCGGACTGA
- a CDS encoding PP2C family protein-serine/threonine phosphatase — translation MVAGVRLRSGAATDQAGRETNEDTAWASDGLFLVADGMGGHEAGEVASRLAVEVLVERLTGTLPTMDTVTRVVREAHRQVRALPVEGQRRPGTTLTGVVVTEHAGEACWLVLNVGDSRTYRMAGGILEQLTRDHSEVAELVEQGVLAAADAARHPRRHVVTRVLGGGASRVDPELRMFPVSRGDRMVVCSDGLTEVLPDARVQAVLRAERHPRAAAERLVREALGAGAQDNVTVVVVDAVAVTRELGAPEAPDVAR, via the coding sequence ATGGTCGCAGGCGTCAGGCTCCGCTCCGGTGCCGCCACCGATCAGGCGGGCCGCGAGACCAACGAGGACACCGCATGGGCGTCCGACGGGCTGTTCCTCGTCGCGGACGGCATGGGTGGGCACGAGGCCGGCGAGGTCGCCTCGCGCCTGGCGGTGGAGGTGCTGGTCGAGCGGCTCACCGGCACGCTGCCGACGATGGACACCGTGACCCGCGTGGTGCGCGAGGCGCACCGGCAGGTGCGTGCCCTGCCCGTCGAGGGTCAGCGGCGGCCCGGGACGACGCTCACCGGCGTCGTCGTCACCGAGCACGCGGGCGAGGCGTGCTGGCTCGTGCTCAACGTCGGTGACTCGCGCACCTACCGGATGGCCGGGGGCATCCTCGAGCAGCTCACGCGCGACCACTCCGAGGTGGCCGAGCTCGTCGAGCAGGGCGTGCTGGCCGCGGCGGACGCCGCGCGGCACCCGCGCCGGCACGTCGTGACGCGCGTGCTGGGCGGGGGCGCGTCGCGCGTCGACCCGGAGCTGCGGATGTTCCCCGTGAGCCGCGGCGACCGCATGGTGGTGTGCTCCGACGGCCTCACGGAGGTGCTTCCGGACGCCCGCGTGCAGGCCGTGCTGCGCGCCGAGCGGCACCCGCGGGCCGCCGCCGAGCGGCTCGTGCGCGAGGCGCTCGGGGCCGGTGCGCAGGACAACGTGACGGTCGTGGTGGTCGACGCGGTGGCCGTCACCCGGGAGCTGGGCGCGCCGGAAGCGCCGGACGTGGCACGATGA
- a CDS encoding polyprenyl synthetase family protein, whose product MTTALALPLHDDALAERLSGRVALVEELLRDAVTYADPIAHDASRHLVDAGGKRLRPLLTLLTAELGDGNRREVIDAAAVVELTHLATLYHDDVMDSAPLRRGAPSAHEVWGNSVAILTGDLLFARASSIVSGLGPEAVRIQAQTFERLCLGQLHETVGPRPDEDPVEHYLQVLADKTASLIATSARFGAMFAGCRPDVVRTVTQFGEIVGVAFQLADDVIDLTSDGSVTGKTPGTDLREGVPTMPALLLRSRAAQTPAGSRDRDVVALLDSDLTADADLAVAVEALREHEVVTLTRRRAVELARQAVTELGPLPAGPVKDALVAFADALVDRAS is encoded by the coding sequence GTGACCACCGCACTCGCCCTCCCTCTGCACGACGACGCCCTCGCGGAGCGCCTCTCCGGGCGGGTCGCGCTGGTCGAGGAGCTGCTGCGGGACGCGGTGACGTACGCCGACCCCATCGCGCACGACGCGTCCCGTCACCTCGTCGACGCCGGCGGCAAGCGGCTGCGCCCGCTGCTCACGCTGCTGACGGCCGAGCTCGGGGACGGCAACCGTCGCGAGGTCATCGACGCGGCCGCGGTCGTCGAGCTCACCCACCTCGCGACGCTGTACCACGACGACGTCATGGACTCCGCGCCGCTGCGGCGCGGCGCGCCCTCCGCGCACGAGGTCTGGGGCAACTCGGTCGCGATCCTCACCGGGGACCTGCTGTTCGCGCGCGCGTCCTCGATCGTCTCCGGGCTCGGTCCGGAGGCCGTCCGGATCCAGGCGCAGACGTTCGAGCGGCTGTGCCTGGGGCAGCTCCACGAGACCGTCGGACCACGCCCCGACGAGGACCCGGTGGAGCACTACCTCCAGGTGCTCGCGGACAAGACGGCCTCGCTCATCGCGACGTCGGCGCGCTTCGGTGCGATGTTCGCCGGGTGCCGTCCCGACGTGGTGCGCACCGTGACGCAGTTCGGGGAGATCGTGGGCGTGGCGTTCCAGCTCGCCGACGACGTCATCGACCTCACCTCCGACGGGTCCGTCACGGGCAAGACCCCGGGCACCGACCTGCGCGAGGGAGTGCCGACGATGCCCGCGCTGCTGCTGCGGTCGCGCGCGGCCCAGACGCCGGCGGGCTCCCGCGACCGGGACGTGGTCGCGCTGCTCGACTCCGACCTCACGGCCGACGCCGACCTCGCGGTCGCGGTCGAGGCGCTGCGCGAGCACGAGGTCGTCACCCTGACTCGTCGCCGGGCCGTCGAGCTCGCGCGGCAGGCCGTCACCGAGCTCGGGCCGCTGCCGGCCGGGCCCGTGAAGGACGCCCTCGTCGCGTTCGCCGACGCGCTCGTCGACCGCGCCTCGTGA
- the nuoN gene encoding NADH-quinone oxidoreductase subunit NuoN: MSGFTAPEIAWGPMVPVLVVLLAAVVGVLVEAFVPAARRRLVQLVLTLASLAGALLAIAALWSGVERTGGTDVLGGSLVVDGPTLVLQATVALLALLSTLVFADRVAGGEDAFAPSAAAVPGSDYEELARAKGLRQTEVFPLLLFATGGMMVFPATTDLLTLFVALEVLSLPLYLLSGMARRRRLLSQEAAMKYFLLGAFVSAIMLFGIGLLYGYAGSLRYADIAAATATPDGTEGLLVVGALLLLGGLFFKVGAVPFHMWTPDVYQGAPTPVTGFMAACTKVAAFGALLRVVYGMLPGMAWDLEVVLWVVAVLTMVVGTVAALVQTDVKRLLAYSSVAHAGFVLTGVVALEQSGITAVLFYLLAYGAATVGAFGLVSLVREQGTGDDDAPAVLGEATRLSQWAGLGRSHPVVAVTFTLFLLSFAGIPLTAGFVGKFAVFSAAVEGGAWQLALVGVLASAAAAFFYVRIIVLMFFTEAHDEAAEAPRAEVSSLVVDGTGAGPDGEAGARAAVLTAEAERSTRATVAGGEGLTVVAVAVCAVLTVVLGVVPSPVLDAIASVAVLLP; this comes from the coding sequence GTGAGCGGCTTCACCGCGCCCGAGATCGCGTGGGGACCGATGGTCCCCGTGCTGGTCGTCCTGCTGGCGGCCGTCGTCGGCGTGCTCGTGGAGGCCTTCGTGCCCGCCGCGCGCCGCCGTCTCGTGCAGCTCGTCCTCACGCTCGCGTCGCTCGCCGGTGCCCTGCTCGCGATCGCCGCGCTGTGGTCCGGCGTCGAGCGCACCGGCGGCACGGACGTGCTGGGCGGCTCGCTGGTCGTGGACGGGCCCACGCTCGTGCTGCAGGCGACCGTCGCGCTGCTCGCGCTGCTGTCGACCCTCGTCTTCGCCGACCGCGTCGCCGGTGGTGAGGACGCCTTCGCACCGTCCGCGGCCGCGGTGCCCGGCTCGGACTACGAGGAGCTCGCGCGCGCCAAGGGCCTGCGGCAGACCGAGGTCTTCCCGCTCCTGCTGTTCGCCACGGGCGGCATGATGGTCTTCCCCGCGACGACCGACCTGCTGACGCTGTTCGTCGCGCTCGAGGTCCTCTCGCTGCCGCTGTACCTGCTGTCCGGCATGGCACGCCGCCGTCGCCTGCTCTCGCAGGAGGCCGCGATGAAGTACTTCCTGCTGGGGGCGTTCGTCTCGGCGATCATGCTGTTCGGCATCGGTCTGCTGTACGGGTACGCCGGCTCGCTGCGGTACGCGGACATCGCGGCTGCCACCGCCACGCCCGACGGCACGGAGGGTCTCCTCGTGGTCGGCGCACTGCTGCTCCTGGGTGGCCTGTTCTTCAAGGTCGGCGCGGTCCCGTTCCACATGTGGACGCCCGACGTCTACCAGGGCGCCCCCACCCCCGTCACCGGTTTCATGGCCGCGTGCACCAAGGTCGCCGCGTTCGGTGCCCTGCTGCGCGTCGTCTACGGCATGCTCCCGGGCATGGCCTGGGACCTCGAGGTCGTGCTGTGGGTGGTGGCGGTCCTCACGATGGTCGTCGGCACGGTCGCCGCCCTCGTGCAGACGGACGTCAAGCGGCTCCTGGCGTACTCGTCCGTCGCGCACGCCGGCTTCGTCCTCACCGGCGTCGTCGCGCTCGAGCAGTCGGGCATCACGGCCGTGCTGTTCTACCTGCTCGCGTACGGCGCGGCGACGGTCGGCGCGTTCGGCCTCGTCTCGCTGGTCCGCGAGCAGGGGACGGGCGACGACGACGCGCCCGCGGTCCTCGGCGAGGCCACGCGCCTGTCGCAGTGGGCCGGGCTCGGCCGCTCGCACCCCGTCGTGGCCGTGACCTTCACGCTGTTCCTCCTGTCGTTCGCGGGCATCCCGCTGACGGCAGGGTTCGTGGGCAAGTTCGCGGTGTTCTCGGCCGCCGTCGAGGGTGGTGCGTGGCAGCTCGCGCTCGTCGGTGTCCTGGCGTCGGCGGCCGCGGCGTTCTTCTACGTCCGGATCATCGTCCTGATGTTCTTCACCGAGGCGCACGACGAGGCCGCGGAGGCGCCCCGCGCCGAGGTGTCGTCGCTCGTGGTGGACGGCACGGGAGCCGGTCCGGACGGCGAGGCAGGTGCCCGGGCCGCGGTGCTGACGGCCGAGGCCGAGCGCTCGACGCGCGCGACGGTGGCCGGCGGCGAGGGGCTGACGGTCGTCGCGGTCGCCGTCTGCGCGGTGCTGACGGTCGTGCTCGGTGTGGTGCCCTCGCCGGTGCTCGACGCGATCGCGTCGGTGGCGGTCCTGCTGCCGTGA
- a CDS encoding NADH-quinone oxidoreductase subunit M, producing the protein MSNFPWLTALVVLPLVGAAALWLLPAGARTRARTVALGFALAEVLLAVAAFTAFDVADAATHQLVETAPWIPALGVSWALGVDGVGLALIGMSVVLVPLVVLAAWREQGSTDAPTDRLRHYLALVLLLEAFIVLVFAARDVFLFYVVFEAMLIPVYFMIGAFGGAQRRYAAVKFLLYSLAGGLVMLVGVIALYLQGPGGPEGFLIENLVGLELDPTVEKWLFLSFFLAFAIKAPMFPVHTWLPDAAQQAPAGTSTLLVGVLDKVGTFGMLTLCLPLFPAASRWAAPVVIVLAVVSVIYGALLAIGQKDMMRLVAYTSVSHFGFIVLGIFAFTSTSVAGSSFYMVNHGLSTGALFLLVGFLAARRGSQQIVDFGGLQKVVPVLAGLFLVVGLSALSLPGLSTFVSEFLVIVGTFAAHPAAAVVATLGVVLAAVYVLWLYQRVFTGPPRPELAATPDVGARERWVVGPLVALMLVLGFVPGPALDLVRPPAQESIAQLGVDDVAPTTTAGTEGSDQ; encoded by the coding sequence ATGTCGAACTTCCCCTGGCTCACCGCGCTGGTGGTGCTGCCGCTGGTCGGTGCCGCAGCCCTGTGGCTGCTGCCCGCCGGCGCCCGCACCCGCGCGCGCACGGTCGCGCTCGGGTTCGCCCTGGCGGAGGTGCTGCTCGCCGTCGCGGCGTTCACGGCCTTCGACGTGGCGGACGCCGCGACGCACCAGCTCGTCGAGACCGCGCCCTGGATCCCCGCGCTCGGCGTGTCGTGGGCGCTCGGCGTCGACGGCGTCGGGCTCGCGCTCATCGGCATGTCGGTCGTCCTCGTGCCGCTCGTGGTGCTCGCCGCGTGGCGCGAGCAGGGCTCCACGGACGCCCCGACCGACCGGTTGCGGCACTACCTGGCGCTCGTCCTGCTGCTCGAGGCGTTCATCGTCCTGGTGTTCGCCGCGCGCGACGTGTTCCTCTTCTACGTCGTCTTCGAGGCGATGCTCATCCCCGTCTACTTCATGATCGGTGCGTTCGGCGGCGCGCAGCGGCGCTACGCCGCCGTGAAGTTCCTGCTGTACTCGCTGGCCGGCGGGCTGGTCATGCTCGTGGGCGTCATCGCGCTGTACCTGCAGGGCCCCGGGGGCCCCGAGGGCTTCCTCATCGAGAACCTCGTGGGGCTCGAGCTCGACCCGACGGTCGAGAAGTGGCTGTTCCTGTCGTTCTTCCTCGCGTTCGCGATCAAGGCGCCGATGTTCCCGGTGCACACCTGGCTGCCGGACGCCGCGCAGCAGGCCCCGGCCGGCACGTCGACGCTGCTGGTCGGCGTGCTCGACAAGGTCGGCACCTTCGGGATGCTCACGCTGTGCCTGCCGCTGTTCCCGGCGGCCTCGCGCTGGGCGGCGCCCGTGGTGATCGTGCTCGCGGTGGTCTCCGTGATCTACGGGGCGCTGCTCGCGATCGGCCAGAAGGACATGATGCGGCTCGTCGCGTACACCTCGGTGTCCCACTTCGGCTTCATCGTGCTCGGGATCTTCGCGTTCACGTCGACGTCGGTGGCGGGCTCGTCGTTCTACATGGTCAACCACGGGCTCTCGACGGGTGCGCTCTTCCTGCTCGTCGGCTTCCTCGCGGCGCGGCGCGGGTCGCAGCAGATCGTGGACTTCGGCGGCCTGCAGAAGGTCGTCCCGGTGCTCGCGGGCCTGTTCCTCGTCGTCGGGCTCTCGGCGCTCTCGCTGCCCGGCCTGTCGACGTTCGTCAGCGAGTTCCTCGTCATCGTCGGCACGTTCGCGGCGCACCCGGCCGCGGCGGTCGTCGCGACGCTCGGCGTGGTCCTGGCCGCGGTGTACGTGCTGTGGCTCTACCAGCGGGTCTTCACCGGACCGCCCCGCCCGGAGCTGGCGGCGACGCCCGACGTCGGTGCCCGCGAGCGGTGGGTCGTCGGTCCGCTGGTCGCGCTCATGCTGGTCCTCGGGTTCGTCCCCGGGCCCGCGCTGGACCTCGTCCGGCCGCCCGCGCAGGAGAGCATCGCCCAGCTCGGCGTCGACGACGTCGCGCCCACGACCACCGCCGGTACCGAAGGGAGTGACCAGTGA